From the genome of Dickeya aquatica, one region includes:
- a CDS encoding helicase-related protein codes for MELIDNINRLLGDDLKQTLKPGTRLKIAASCFSMYAFEALKAELEKIDDLQFIFTSPTFTANEVTDKIRKERKEFHIPKADRERSLYGSEFEIQLRNKLTQRAIAKECADWMRRKATFKSNRSKAPMQQFACVQAAAVETAYMPLHGFTAVDLGYQQGNAVSNLVNKMDEPTFTAAYLSLFNQIWQDRDKLEDVTAQICDHIASVYQENSPESIYFLMLYNIFNEFLDDINEDVLPNDRTGYQDTLIWNKLFNYQKDAATGIINKLESYSGCILADSVGLGKTFTALAVVKYYELRNKSVLVLCPKKLADNWLNYSRNLKTNIFARDRFNYDVLCHTDLSRTGGESFGTPLNRINWGNYDLVVIDESHNFRNNDAYKDKETRYQKLMNKVIKEGVKTKVLMLSATPVNNRFNDLRNQLALAYEGDSENLSKKLRTGKTVEDIFRGAQASFNAWAKLPSEDRTARAILDSLDFDFFELLDSVTIARSRKHIQTFYDTKEIGQFPERRKPLSFHCPLTQRTDVMSFNEIFEQLSLLKLAVYAPISYILPSRLKKYEEMYDTQVAGKGKLKQVDREKSLQALMTTNLLKRLESSIESFRLTLQSLRSNHTNTLGKISAFNQTGDLSGIDSRINDLTDQLENLDADDDLPNISESEIGGKVKISLADMDLPSWEHELKVDLEIIDALLTSMNKIKAADDAKLQHLKALVLEKIAAPLNPGNKKVLIFTAFADTADYLYANLAPELLATQTLHSAKVTGKGAPKSTLKKSYDFQELLTLFSPHSKEKTIVLPNEAAEIDLLIGTDCISEGQNLQDCDYLINYDIHWNPVRIIQRFGRVDRIGSPNSSIQLVNYWPDISLDEYINLKERVENRMMIADVTATGDDNVLSAQANDVSYRKEQLRRLQEEVIELEDLKTGVSITDLGLNDFRMDLLNYVKANGELSNVPSGIHTVVPAKPELGLRPGVIFTLRNRNPSVNVSQHNRLHPYYLVYINREGEVIHDHTEVKRLLDLVRSCCKGQAQPITDACLLFNEETADGRKMQVYSDLLGKAIRSMIKVKEEKDLDSLFSGGKTTALVNTIAGLDDFELITLIVIQEAG; via the coding sequence ATGGAACTGATCGACAATATCAACCGCCTGCTCGGAGACGACCTAAAGCAGACGCTCAAACCCGGTACTCGCCTGAAGATCGCCGCCTCCTGCTTTTCGATGTACGCGTTCGAAGCGCTCAAAGCAGAGCTGGAAAAAATCGACGATCTGCAATTCATCTTTACCTCGCCGACGTTTACCGCTAACGAGGTTACCGATAAGATTCGCAAGGAACGCAAAGAATTCCACATCCCGAAGGCTGACCGCGAACGGAGTTTGTATGGGAGTGAATTCGAAATTCAGCTGCGCAACAAACTGACCCAGCGCGCAATTGCAAAAGAGTGCGCGGATTGGATGCGGCGCAAGGCAACATTTAAGTCCAATCGCAGCAAAGCACCAATGCAGCAGTTTGCTTGTGTTCAGGCTGCTGCCGTTGAGACTGCCTACATGCCACTGCACGGCTTTACCGCCGTCGATCTCGGCTACCAGCAGGGCAACGCGGTCTCCAACCTCGTCAACAAGATGGACGAGCCGACGTTTACGGCGGCCTATCTCAGTCTGTTTAACCAGATCTGGCAAGACCGCGATAAGCTGGAGGATGTAACGGCGCAGATCTGCGACCATATTGCGTCCGTCTACCAGGAAAACTCGCCCGAGAGCATCTACTTCCTGATGCTCTACAATATCTTCAATGAGTTTCTGGACGACATCAACGAGGATGTCCTGCCGAACGACCGCACGGGCTATCAAGACACGCTCATCTGGAACAAACTCTTCAACTACCAGAAAGATGCTGCCACCGGGATCATCAACAAACTTGAGAGCTACAGCGGCTGCATCCTGGCCGACAGCGTGGGCTTGGGCAAGACTTTCACCGCGCTGGCCGTGGTAAAGTATTACGAACTGCGCAACAAGTCAGTTCTGGTGTTATGCCCCAAGAAGCTGGCAGACAACTGGCTAAACTACAGCCGCAACCTCAAGACCAACATATTTGCTCGCGACCGGTTCAACTACGACGTGCTTTGTCATACCGACCTCAGCCGTACGGGCGGTGAGTCGTTCGGCACACCGCTGAATCGCATCAACTGGGGCAACTACGACCTCGTCGTCATCGACGAGTCGCACAACTTCCGCAACAATGACGCCTACAAGGACAAGGAAACCCGCTACCAGAAGCTGATGAACAAGGTCATCAAGGAGGGCGTGAAAACCAAGGTGCTGATGCTTTCAGCCACCCCGGTGAACAACCGCTTCAATGACCTGCGCAACCAACTAGCACTGGCCTACGAGGGCGACTCCGAGAACCTCAGCAAGAAGCTGCGCACCGGCAAGACGGTAGAGGACATTTTCCGTGGTGCGCAGGCCAGCTTCAATGCATGGGCAAAGCTTCCATCGGAAGATCGCACAGCGCGGGCCATCTTGGATTCGTTGGACTTCGATTTCTTCGAATTGCTCGACAGCGTCACCATCGCACGCTCGCGCAAGCATATCCAGACCTTCTACGACACCAAGGAAATCGGTCAATTCCCCGAGCGCCGCAAACCCTTGTCGTTCCACTGTCCGCTCACGCAGCGAACGGATGTGATGAGCTTCAACGAGATCTTCGAGCAGTTGTCTTTGCTCAAGCTCGCCGTTTACGCCCCGATCAGCTACATTCTGCCCAGTCGGCTCAAGAAGTACGAGGAGATGTATGACACTCAGGTCGCAGGCAAAGGCAAGCTTAAGCAAGTCGACCGCGAAAAGAGTCTGCAGGCATTGATGACGACCAACTTGCTCAAGCGCCTAGAAAGCTCGATTGAGTCCTTCCGCTTGACACTCCAGTCCCTGCGTTCGAACCACACGAATACGCTGGGCAAGATCAGCGCTTTCAATCAAACTGGCGACCTCAGTGGCATTGACAGCAGAATCAATGACCTGACCGACCAGTTAGAGAACCTCGACGCAGACGACGACTTGCCTAACATTAGCGAAAGCGAGATCGGCGGCAAGGTCAAAATCAGCCTCGCCGATATGGACTTGCCTTCATGGGAGCATGAGCTGAAGGTCGATCTGGAAATCATTGATGCCTTGCTGACGTCGATGAACAAGATCAAGGCTGCCGATGATGCCAAACTGCAGCATCTGAAGGCACTGGTTCTGGAGAAGATCGCAGCGCCGCTGAATCCCGGCAACAAGAAGGTGCTAATCTTTACCGCCTTCGCCGACACCGCTGACTATCTGTATGCCAATTTGGCTCCGGAATTGCTGGCCACACAGACCTTGCACAGCGCGAAAGTCACTGGCAAAGGTGCGCCGAAGTCCACGCTCAAGAAGAGCTACGACTTTCAGGAACTTCTCACCCTCTTCTCGCCGCACTCGAAGGAGAAAACCATTGTACTGCCGAATGAGGCGGCAGAAATTGACTTATTGATCGGCACCGATTGTATCTCTGAAGGCCAGAACCTGCAGGACTGCGACTACCTCATCAACTACGACATCCACTGGAATCCCGTGCGCATCATCCAGCGCTTCGGCCGCGTGGATCGTATCGGTTCGCCCAACAGCAGCATCCAACTGGTCAACTACTGGCCAGACATCTCGCTGGACGAATACATCAACCTGAAGGAACGGGTTGAGAACCGGATGATGATTGCCGACGTCACGGCCACCGGCGATGACAACGTGTTGAGCGCCCAAGCCAACGACGTGTCTTATCGCAAAGAGCAATTGCGACGTTTGCAAGAGGAAGTGATCGAGCTGGAAGACCTGAAGACTGGCGTGTCGATCACTGATCTCGGGCTCAATGACTTCCGAATGGACTTGCTCAACTATGTGAAAGCCAATGGCGAATTGAGCAACGTGCCAAGCGGCATACATACTGTGGTGCCTGCCAAGCCGGAGTTGGGCCTGCGCCCGGGCGTGATCTTCACGCTGCGCAACCGCAATCCGAGCGTCAATGTCAGCCAGCACAACCGTCTGCACCCTTACTACCTCGTCTACATCAACCGCGAAGGTGAAGTCATTCACGATCATACCGAGGTCAAGCGTTTGCTGGATCTGGTGCGCAGTTGCTGCAAGGGACAAGCCCAGCCTATTACAGATGCCTGTCTCCTATTCAACGAGGAAACGGCCGATGGCCGCAAGATGCAGGTGTATTCGGATCTGCTTGGCAAGGCCATCCGCTCAATGATTAAGGTGAAGGAAGAGAAGGATCTGGACAGCCTGTTCAGCGGCGGTAAAACCACCGCGCTGGTCAATACCATCGCCGGGCTGGACGACTTCGAACTGATCACCCTCATCGTGATTCAGGAGGCCGGATGA
- a CDS encoding GTPase family protein yields the protein MNNSEGLKSFQQSLSGLPQWASERILQQINQLTHYEPVIGIMGKTGAGKSSLCNALFAGEVSPVSDVAACTREPLRFRLNVGERCMTLVDLPGVGESERRDAEYAAMYRQQLPHLDLVLWLIKADDRALAVDEHFYHQVIGEAWRHKVLFVVSQADKIEPTEGGVKALSATQRQSLARKITLLHTLFLPVHPVCAVSVRLRWGLSHMAALMVASLPREASSPLVTQLQPPLRSERVTQKARDDFADTVGSTLDTVSRLPLIPATVRTLIQTLRDTVVSVARALWAVFF from the coding sequence ATGAACAATTCTGAAGGTTTGAAGTCGTTTCAGCAATCGCTTTCTGGCCTGCCGCAGTGGGCATCAGAGCGGATTCTGCAGCAAATAAACCAGTTAACCCACTACGAGCCGGTTATCGGCATTATGGGCAAGACCGGTGCGGGCAAGAGCAGCCTGTGTAATGCGTTGTTTGCCGGTGAGGTGTCGCCGGTCAGTGATGTGGCGGCCTGCACCCGTGAGCCGTTGCGCTTTCGCCTTAACGTGGGTGAGCGTTGTATGACGCTGGTAGACCTGCCCGGTGTCGGTGAAAGTGAACGGCGTGATGCGGAGTATGCCGCGATGTATCGCCAGCAACTTCCGCATCTCGATCTGGTGCTGTGGCTTATCAAGGCCGATGACCGGGCGCTGGCGGTGGACGAGCACTTTTACCATCAGGTGATTGGCGAAGCCTGGCGGCACAAGGTGCTGTTTGTGGTCAGTCAGGCGGACAAGATTGAACCCACTGAGGGCGGCGTGAAGGCGTTGTCTGCCACACAGCGGCAGAGCCTTGCGCGCAAAATCACCCTGCTGCACACCCTGTTTTTGCCGGTGCATCCGGTCTGTGCGGTTTCGGTACGGCTGCGTTGGGGGCTGTCGCACATGGCGGCGCTGATGGTGGCAAGCCTGCCGCGCGAAGCCAGCAGCCCGCTGGTCACACAGCTACAGCCGCCCCTTCGTAGCGAACGTGTCACTCAAAAAGCCCGCGATGATTTTGCCGATACGGTGGGCAGCACGCTCGATACCGTCAGCCGTCTGCCGCTGATACCGGCCACGGTGCGCACGCTTATCCAGACGCTGCGCGATACCGTGGTGTCCGTGGCCCGCGCCCTGTGGGCGGTGTTCTTCTGA
- the rpoD gene encoding RNA polymerase sigma factor RpoD: MEQNPQSQLKLLVTRGKEQGYLTYAEVNDHLPEDIIDSDQIEDIIQMINDMGIQVLEEAPDADDLMLAENTADEDAAEAAAQVLSSVESEIGRTTDPVRMYMREMGTVELLTREGEIDIAKRIEDGINQVQCSVAEYPEAITYLLEQYDRVEAGESRLSDLITAFVDPNAEEDLAPAAAPESTVLADDGIDDDDEDENEESDSDDADDDNSIDPELARQKFTDLRDQYESTRLSIKAHGRSHPSAIEEINKLSEVFKQFRLVPKQFDLLVNNMRAMMDRVRAQERQIMKLCVEQCKMPKKNFVTLFTGNETNSKWFEAALSLNKPWCEKLREVEEDVLRSLQKLQQIEEETGLTIEQVKDINRRMSIGEAKARRAKKEMVEANLRLVISIAKKYTNRGLQFLDLIQEGNIGLMKAVDKFEYRRGYKFSTYATWWIRQAITRSIADQARTIRIPVHMIETINKLNRISRQMLQEMGREPTPEELAERMLMPEDKIRKVLKIAKEPISMETPIGDDEDSHLGDFIEDTTLELPLDSATSESLRSATHDVLAGLTAREAKVLRMRFGIDMNTDHTLEEVGKQFDVTRERIRQIEAKALRKLRHPSRSEVLRSFLDD, encoded by the coding sequence ATGGAGCAAAACCCGCAGTCACAGCTCAAGCTACTTGTCACCCGTGGTAAGGAGCAAGGCTACCTGACCTATGCCGAGGTCAATGACCATCTGCCGGAAGATATCATCGACTCCGACCAGATCGAAGACATCATCCAGATGATTAACGACATGGGCATCCAGGTGCTGGAAGAAGCACCGGATGCCGATGATCTGATGCTGGCCGAAAATACTGCCGACGAAGATGCTGCCGAGGCGGCCGCGCAGGTACTGTCGAGCGTTGAATCCGAGATAGGCCGTACAACTGACCCGGTTCGCATGTATATGCGCGAAATGGGTACGGTCGAACTGCTGACTCGCGAAGGTGAAATCGATATTGCCAAACGCATTGAGGACGGTATCAACCAGGTGCAGTGCTCTGTTGCTGAATACCCGGAAGCTATCACCTACCTGCTGGAGCAATATGATCGCGTCGAGGCGGGTGAAAGCCGTCTGTCTGATCTGATAACCGCCTTTGTCGATCCGAATGCCGAAGAAGACCTGGCACCGGCCGCCGCGCCAGAAAGCACCGTATTGGCCGACGACGGCATCGATGATGATGATGAAGATGAAAACGAAGAAAGTGACAGCGACGACGCCGATGACGATAACAGCATCGACCCGGAACTGGCCCGCCAGAAATTCACCGATCTGCGCGATCAGTACGAATCCACCCGCCTGAGCATCAAGGCGCATGGTCGCAGTCATCCAAGCGCTATCGAAGAAATTAACAAACTGTCCGAAGTGTTCAAACAGTTCCGTCTGGTGCCAAAACAGTTTGATCTGCTGGTCAACAACATGCGCGCCATGATGGATCGCGTGCGTGCTCAGGAACGCCAGATCATGAAACTGTGCGTTGAACAGTGCAAAATGCCGAAGAAAAACTTCGTCACCCTGTTCACCGGCAACGAAACCAACAGCAAATGGTTCGAAGCAGCACTGTCACTGAACAAACCCTGGTGTGAAAAGTTGCGCGAAGTTGAAGAAGACGTACTGCGCAGCCTGCAAAAATTACAGCAAATTGAAGAAGAAACCGGTCTGACCATCGAGCAGGTGAAAGACATCAACCGCCGTATGTCTATCGGTGAAGCCAAGGCGCGTCGTGCCAAGAAAGAGATGGTAGAAGCGAACCTGCGTCTGGTTATCTCGATTGCCAAAAAATACACCAACCGTGGCCTGCAATTTCTGGATCTGATCCAGGAAGGCAACATCGGCCTGATGAAAGCGGTAGACAAGTTCGAATATCGCCGTGGCTACAAGTTCTCCACTTACGCCACCTGGTGGATCCGTCAGGCGATCACCCGTTCTATCGCGGATCAGGCGCGCACTATCCGTATCCCGGTGCATATGATTGAGACCATCAACAAACTCAACCGTATTTCCCGCCAGATGTTGCAGGAAATGGGTCGCGAGCCGACGCCGGAAGAACTGGCTGAACGCATGCTGATGCCGGAAGACAAAATCCGCAAAGTCCTGAAGATAGCCAAAGAACCTATCTCGATGGAAACGCCGATTGGTGACGATGAAGACTCACATCTGGGGGATTTCATCGAAGACACCACGCTGGAGCTACCACTGGACTCTGCCACCTCAGAAAGCCTGCGTTCTGCAACCCATGATGTGCTGGCTGGCCTGACCGCGCGTGAAGCCAAGGTACTGCGTATGCGTTTTGGTATCGACATGAATACCGACCATACGCTGGAAGAAGTCGGCAAACAGTTCGACGTCACCCGCGAGCGTATTCGCCAGATAGAAGCCAAAGCACTGCGTAAACTGCGCCATCCAAGTCGCTCGGAAGTGCTGCGCAGCTTCCTCGATGACTAA
- a CDS encoding helix-turn-helix transcriptional regulator, translated as MPSSPSKRLEGLSLVQRERLAYIDFRLYFFGEIGRPDLIERFGVAPAGATRDLALYREIAPHNITFDGSNKIYRIGQAFSPLFEHASQRVLSALALGFGDGVSGPMQALLPCESPAALSIPKMDVLAAICRAIHTKRPVAIRYHSMSSGESERVIVPFALVDTGLRWHVRAFDRKSGEFRDFVVTRIEAPTLLIEAPQANEQPDNDIQWTRIVELDFVPHPSVERPEIIKMDYGMTDGSIRMRVRAAVAGYMLLRWRVDCSPNHCLRGPEYRLWLKDHLAIYGVKNALLAPGYSTATKADS; from the coding sequence ATGCCTAGTTCCCCTTCTAAGCGGCTTGAGGGCTTGAGTTTGGTCCAGCGCGAGCGGCTCGCCTACATCGATTTTCGGCTCTACTTCTTCGGTGAGATCGGTCGCCCAGATCTGATTGAGCGCTTCGGTGTGGCTCCGGCTGGAGCCACACGCGATCTGGCCTTATACCGGGAAATTGCACCGCATAACATCACCTTCGATGGTAGCAACAAGATCTATCGCATCGGGCAAGCGTTCTCTCCGTTGTTTGAGCACGCATCGCAGCGTGTTCTGTCGGCGCTGGCTCTCGGCTTTGGCGATGGAGTGAGCGGCCCAATGCAGGCGCTGCTACCATGCGAATCTCCCGCAGCCCTGAGCATCCCCAAAATGGATGTGTTAGCCGCGATTTGCCGAGCTATCCACACCAAGCGACCTGTCGCCATCCGCTACCATTCGATGAGCAGCGGCGAGTCCGAGCGGGTCATTGTGCCCTTTGCCTTGGTAGATACCGGACTGCGCTGGCACGTCCGGGCCTTTGATCGCAAAAGTGGAGAGTTTCGGGATTTCGTCGTCACCCGCATCGAAGCGCCAACATTGCTCATCGAGGCTCCACAGGCCAACGAACAACCGGATAACGACATTCAGTGGACGCGCATCGTCGAGCTGGATTTCGTGCCGCACCCGAGCGTTGAGCGCCCCGAGATCATCAAGATGGACTACGGGATGACCGATGGCTCGATCAGGATGCGCGTTCGCGCGGCGGTAGCAGGCTATATGTTGCTGCGCTGGCGGGTGGACTGCTCACCCAATCATTGTCTTCGTGGACCGGAGTACCGATTATGGCTCAAAGATCATCTCGCGATTTACGGCGTGAAAAACGCCTTACTGGCACCAGGCTATAGCACCGCTACAAAGGCTGACTCTTGA
- a CDS encoding DUF4942 domain-containing protein — protein MQTEPEVLTGHTELIGSTNIARIVTGRDAALQQIEQLITRLQAISTLTATIGGGTAEDWALKPGHRYDCWLTETPDKAMPAIIRTLDSHIWRDLMLKSGMLSLMDAQARSQWHKNLDEGDLPTISEANILSTFEQLHQSKREVFERGVINVFKGLSWDYKTNHPCYFGKKIIISNLVTYHRWGFGLNWGWRRDQLADLERMLSLLDGKPIPDNRGDVTIRLMNHIRDNPHQQEYEDAYFSVHYFQKGTGHLIFKRPDLIDQMNDIIAKHYPGMLAAR, from the coding sequence ATGCAAACTGAACCCGAGGTGTTAACCGGCCACACCGAGCTGATTGGCTCGACCAACATTGCGCGTATCGTCACTGGACGTGATGCCGCGCTGCAACAGATAGAACAGCTCATTACCCGGTTACAGGCTATTTCAACGCTAACGGCGACTATCGGTGGCGGCACCGCTGAAGACTGGGCATTGAAGCCAGGGCATCGCTATGATTGCTGGCTGACAGAAACGCCTGACAAGGCGATGCCAGCCATTATCCGCACGCTGGACAGCCATATCTGGCGCGACCTGATGCTGAAATCCGGCATGTTGTCACTGATGGACGCACAAGCCCGCAGCCAGTGGCATAAGAATCTGGACGAGGGCGATCTACCGACCATCAGCGAGGCCAATATTCTCAGCACGTTTGAACAGCTTCACCAGAGCAAGCGGGAGGTATTCGAACGCGGGGTGATTAACGTATTCAAAGGGTTATCATGGGATTACAAAACCAACCATCCTTGCTACTTCGGTAAGAAAATCATCATCAGTAATCTGGTGACGTACCACCGTTGGGGTTTTGGCCTGAACTGGGGCTGGCGACGCGATCAACTGGCCGATCTGGAGCGGATGCTGTCCTTGCTGGATGGCAAACCCATTCCTGATAACCGGGGCGATGTGACTATCCGGCTGATGAACCATATTCGTGATAATCCTCATCAGCAAGAATACGAAGATGCGTATTTTAGTGTGCATTACTTTCAGAAAGGCACCGGGCATCTCATCTTTAAACGCCCTGACTTGATCGATCAGATGAACGACATTATCGCCAAACATTATCCGGGGATGTTAGCGGCGAGGTGA
- the radC gene encoding RadC family protein: MNQPVLPTPFTEHEQRIIRRAQRLLERHLRQPDEQFTASSYTRMWLQLHLAPLEREVFMVLFLDNQHRLIDREIMALGSISHVEIPTREIVKAALRHNAAAVILAHNHPSGHTEPSTPDRALTERLKSALELVDIRTLDHLVIGGNQVVSFAERGWL; encoded by the coding sequence ATGAATCAACCGGTTTTACCGACCCCGTTTACCGAACATGAGCAGCGCATCATCCGCCGGGCCCAGCGCCTGCTGGAGCGCCACCTGCGCCAGCCGGACGAGCAGTTTACCGCCTCCTCTTATACCCGAATGTGGCTGCAACTGCATCTGGCCCCGCTGGAGCGGGAGGTGTTTATGGTGCTGTTTCTCGATAACCAGCATCGCCTGATAGACCGGGAAATCATGGCGCTGGGCAGCATCAGCCATGTCGAGATTCCCACCAGAGAAATCGTCAAAGCGGCCCTGCGCCACAACGCGGCGGCGGTGATCCTGGCGCACAACCACCCATCCGGCCATACCGAACCGAGCACGCCGGACCGGGCGCTCACCGAGCGGCTGAAAAGCGCTCTTGAGCTGGTGGATATCCGCACGCTGGATCATCTGGTCATTGGCGGCAATCAGGTGGTGTCGTTCGCCGAACGCGGCTGGCTGTAA
- a CDS encoding DUF932 domain-containing protein, whose protein sequence is MTRLASRFGAANLIRRDRPLTREELFRTVPSVFSEEKHESRSDRYTDIPTITLLDNLQREGFQPFFACQTRVRDDSRREHTKHMLRLRREGQITGHQVPEIILLNSHDGSSSYQMLPGLFRQVCQNGLICGESFGEVRVPHKGDVVGRVIEGAYEVLDTFERIGEKRDAMQSLLLPPPAQSALANAALTYRFGEAHQPVTATQILMPRRWQDDRQDLWTTFQRIQENLIKGGLPGRNPQGKRARTRAVSSIDNDVRLNRALWVLAESLLQHAD, encoded by the coding sequence ATGACCCGTCTGGCCTCGCGCTTTGGCGCGGCAAACCTGATCCGCCGTGACCGCCCGTTAACCCGCGAAGAGCTGTTTCGCACCGTACCCAGCGTGTTCAGTGAGGAAAAGCATGAGTCCCGCAGTGACCGATACACTGACATTCCGACGATTACCCTTCTGGATAATTTACAACGTGAAGGCTTCCAGCCGTTCTTTGCCTGCCAGACCCGCGTGCGCGACGACAGCCGCCGCGAGCACACCAAACACATGCTGCGCCTGCGTCGGGAAGGGCAAATCACCGGCCATCAGGTGCCGGAAATCATCCTGCTCAACAGTCATGACGGCTCCAGCTCGTACCAGATGCTGCCGGGGCTGTTCCGGCAGGTGTGCCAGAACGGGCTGATTTGCGGCGAAAGTTTTGGTGAGGTGCGGGTGCCCCATAAAGGCGATGTGGTGGGCCGGGTGATTGAAGGCGCGTATGAGGTGCTGGATACCTTTGAGCGCATCGGGGAAAAGCGCGATGCCATGCAGTCATTGCTGTTACCGCCTCCGGCGCAATCCGCGCTGGCAAACGCCGCCCTGACGTACCGTTTTGGTGAGGCGCATCAGCCGGTGACGGCCACGCAAATCCTGATGCCGCGCCGCTGGCAGGACGACCGGCAAGACCTGTGGACTACCTTTCAGCGTATTCAGGAGAACCTGATAAAGGGCGGGCTGCCCGGTCGCAACCCGCAGGGGAAACGGGCCCGCACCCGTGCCGTCAGCAGCATCGACAACGATGTGCGGCTCAACCGGGCGCTGTGGGTGCTGGCGGAATCGCTGCTGCAACATGCCGACTAA
- a CDS encoding TA system toxin CbtA family protein, with translation MTHHPASSHDALPLTPVHIWQRLLTYLLDKHYGLTLNDTPFCEEAEIQAHLDAGVSLPDAVNFLVERYELVRIDRSGFSWQEQKPFLNAVDILRARRATGLLKP, from the coding sequence ATGACCCACCACCCTGCATCGTCTCACGATGCGTTGCCGTTAACGCCGGTCCACATCTGGCAGCGCCTGCTGACGTACCTGCTGGACAAGCACTACGGGCTGACGCTCAACGACACGCCGTTTTGCGAGGAAGCCGAGATCCAGGCCCACCTCGACGCCGGAGTTTCGCTGCCGGACGCCGTGAACTTTCTGGTGGAGCGCTATGAACTGGTGCGTATCGATCGCAGCGGTTTTAGCTGGCAGGAGCAAAAACCGTTTCTGAACGCGGTCGATATTCTCCGCGCCAGACGCGCCACCGGCCTGCTCAAGCCATAA